Below is a genomic region from Bacteroidota bacterium.
ATTGCGCCTGATCGAGTTTCAACGTTCCCGCCACTTTCTTCATGGATTTTATCTGCGCGTTTCCGCCAACACGCGATACGGAGATACCTACGTTGATGGCTGGGCGGATGCCTGCGTTGAAAAGATTGGCTTCGAGAAATATTTGTCCGTCAGTGATGGAGATCACGTTGGTGGGAATGTATGCCGATACGTCACCTGCCTGTGTTTCAATAATAGGAAGTGCCGTTAATGAACCGCCTCCTTTCACAATTGATTTCAATGAAGGAGGAAGGTCGTTCATGTTTTTTGCAATGTCATCTGAGTTGATGATTTTTGCAGCGCGTTCCAGTAAGCGTGAGTGGAGATAAAACACATCGCCCGGATAGGCTTCGCGCCCGGGAGGTCTGCGGAGCAGAAGAGAAACTTCGCGGTACGCCACTGCCTGCTTTGACAAATCATCATAGATAATCAGTGCCGGTCTTCCTGTATCGCGGAAATATTCTCCGATTGCCGCGCCCGCCATGGGAGCGAAGAACTGCATGGGTGCGGGGTCGGAAGCGGTGGCGACCACAATTACCGTATACGCCATGGCTCCGCTTTCTTCCAGCACGCGCTGTATGTTCGCCACGGTTGAACCTTTCTGGCTGATGGCAACATAAATGCAAAATACGGGCTGACCTTTATCGTAAAATTCTTTTTGGTTGATGATGGTGTCAATGGCAACGGCAGTTTTTCCTGTCTGACGGTCACCGATAATTAATTCACGCTGTCCTCTGCCGATAGGAATCATTGAGTCAATCGGTTTGATGCCTGTCTGCAACGGTTCGTTCACAGGCTGGCGGAAAATTACGCCAGGCGCTTTGCGTTCAATGGGCATTTCGTAAAAGGGTCCTTCCAGTGGTCCTTTTCCGTCAACGGGATTTCCGAGCGCATCCACCACCCTGCCAAGCATTTTTTCTGTTACGTTGATGCTTGCAATCTTGCGTGTGCGTTTTACCACATCGCCTTCTTTAATATCGTGTGAAGAGCCGAGGAGCACTGCGCCCACATTGTCTTCTTCCAGATTGAGCACGACTCCTTTGAGCCCGTTCTCAAATTCAATCAACTCGCCTGACTGAACTTTGGTGAGTCCGTAGATGCGCGCGATGCCATCGCCTACCTGCAATACGGTTCCTACTTCTTCGAGTTCGTTTTCGGATTTGAATCCCGCTAACTGTTGTCTCAGGATGTTTGATACTTCTGCCGGTTTTACTTCTGCCATATTATCTACTAAATTACCAATCAGTACTAATGTACTAATCAGGGTTTGTTTTTGTTGTTGCTTTTACTTTTCGTATTTTTCGTACAGTTTCGTTTTTCGATGATTTAATATTCTTTTATATACGGATTCTCACTGAACTCTATAGAAAGTTTTCTTATTTGTTTCGCGATGCTTGCATCCACTCTTTTATCACCTACCTGCAACGTGAAACCGCCAATGAGTTTGTCGTTTGTTTTTTCTATGAGTTCCACTTCTGATTGTCCGCCATCTTTAATTACATCGAGCACTTTTTTTCTTAAATCCTCATCAAGACCAAAAGCGGTGGTGACCACAGCGGAAAGAATCTTTTTATGTTCCTTGTATTGTTTTAAAAATTCCTCAGCAATGGCATCCAGAAACGATTCTCTTTTTTTTGTAGCAAGCAGTTGAACAAACAATTCCGATAGCTTGGAAATTTTTCCTTTAAACACTTCTCTCAGTATGGATTGTTTTTTGTCGGTTTTAATTATCGGGCTTTTCAACAGGACAGCAAACTCGTGATTGCTTGCGCATACCGTGTGAATTAATTTCATGTCGTCACACACTTTTTCCAAAACGCCTTGTTCAAGCGCCAGTTCTTTGAGTGCTTTTGCGAAACGTACTGCTGAGCGTGTGCTTTTCATATCAATTCATCTTCACTTCTTCGAGCAGATTCTTAATAATTGTTTTCTGCTTGTCTTTTTCAGAAAGTTCCTGCTTCAGAATTTTTTCAGCAATTTCAATCGAGAGATGCGCCACCTGGTTTTTCAGTTCTGTTATCGCTGCCATTTTTTCGTTATTGATATTTTCGCGGGCAATGGCGACTATTTTTTCTGCTTCCTTGCTGGCTTGGCTTTTTGCTTCATGAATCATATTTTCTTTTATCTCTCTGGCTTCTTTCAGAATAACATCACGGTCATTTCTGGCTTTTATGATAATTTTTTCGTGGTCTGATTTCAGCGAAGCCATTTCTTCGCGCGCTTTTCTGGCGGCATCCAGCGCACTCTGAATGGATTCTTCTCTTTCCTGAAGTGATTTCAGGATGGGCTTCCATGCTAACTTCTTGAGAATATATAGCACGATGAGAAACGCAAGCAATGTCCAGATGATCAATCCGTAAGAAGGACTGAGGAGTGGATTTAATAATAGTATTCCTAACATATTATTTATGATTAGGTAATCGGTATTCGGTGAATGGTAATCGGTGAACAGCCACCGATTACTGATTACAGATAGCCGATTACGGCTGTTTATAATCCGATGAGCATACCGATAACAATTGCAAACAGAGCCGGACCTTCAATGAAGGCAATGGCAAGAATCATGTTTGCGCGGATGTCTCCGAGTGATTCGGGCTGGCGTGCAATTGCACTAAGTGCACCGTTGCCGATTAAACCGATTCCGATTCCGGCTCCTGCCGCTGCTGCGCCTGAGCCGATTGCCGCAAGACCTTGTCCTGATGTGATTTCAAGTAATGTTGTGAGTAACATAATTGTATTTGAGTTTATGGTTTATAGTTTATTGTTCAAAGTTTTTATTAATGGTGTTCTTCTGCGTGATGGGGTTCTTCCAGACAAGAGCCGATATACATCGCGGTCAGTAGCGTGAATACAAATGCCTGCAGGAATGCTACCAGCAATTCCATCGCATTCATGAAAAGCGCGAATGCCATTGACACAGGAGAAAATCCCCAGCCGCCTGCATCGCTTTTTGTACTGAAAACAAAAATCAAACAGATGAAAGATAAAATCACAATGTGTCCTGCTGCAATGTTTGCAAAAATTCGAATCATTAAAACGAACGGGCGCTGAAACACGCCAATGATTTCAATCGGTGTGAGCAAAAATATTTTCACCCATGCCGGAACTCCGGGCATCCACAAGATGTGCTGCCAGTAATGTTTGTTGCCGATGAATAAAGTGATGATGAGAACGATTGCCGCGAGCGTGAATGTAACAGAAATATTCCCCATGATTCCGGGAAAACTTGGAATCAGCCCGATGAAATTACTTATCCAGATAAAAAAGAAAAACGTGAGCAGGAGCGGAAGGAATTTTCTGTAATGTTTTTCTCCTATGGATTGTTTAGCAATGTCGTCACGCACGAAAATAATCAGCGGTTCGATGAGTGATTGGAATCCTTTTGGCGCTTGCCCTTCTCTGCGTGAATATGATTTTGCAACAAAAATAAAAATCAGCAGTGTAAGAAAAGAAGCGATCAAAACTCCCATCACCGCTTTTGTAATGGAAAAATCATAGG
It encodes:
- a CDS encoding F0F1 ATP synthase subunit C, with amino-acid sequence MLLTTLLEITSGQGLAAIGSGAAAAGAGIGIGLIGNGALSAIARQPESLGDIRANMILAIAFIEGPALFAIVIGMLIGL
- the atpB gene encoding F0F1 ATP synthase subunit A gives rise to the protein MPRKINKTFLIILIIVGGGFLAYITFFTDYLFVKEKDTEAQEFEQFTEKQEDFNPGKFIIDHVTDKYEWHIAGPHEGGISIPLPVILYSKEKGLDIFLSSKFEGGESYHGYTLNHEGHIETTDDSPLPYDFSITKAVMGVLIASFLTLLIFIFVAKSYSRREGQAPKGFQSLIEPLIIFVRDDIAKQSIGEKHYRKFLPLLLTFFFFIWISNFIGLIPSFPGIMGNISVTFTLAAIVLIITLFIGNKHYWQHILWMPGVPAWVKIFLLTPIEIIGVFQRPFVLMIRIFANIAAGHIVILSFICLIFVFSTKSDAGGWGFSPVSMAFALFMNAMELLVAFLQAFVFTLLTAMYIGSCLEEPHHAEEHH
- the atpH gene encoding ATP synthase F1 subunit delta, with product MKSTRSAVRFAKALKELALEQGVLEKVCDDMKLIHTVCASNHEFAVLLKSPIIKTDKKQSILREVFKGKISKLSELFVQLLATKKRESFLDAIAEEFLKQYKEHKKILSAVVTTAFGLDEDLRKKVLDVIKDGGQSEVELIEKTNDKLIGGFTLQVGDKRVDASIAKQIRKLSIEFSENPYIKEY
- the atpF gene encoding F0F1 ATP synthase subunit B; its protein translation is MLGILLLNPLLSPSYGLIIWTLLAFLIVLYILKKLAWKPILKSLQEREESIQSALDAARKAREEMASLKSDHEKIIIKARNDRDVILKEAREIKENMIHEAKSQASKEAEKIVAIARENINNEKMAAITELKNQVAHLSIEIAEKILKQELSEKDKQKTIIKNLLEEVKMN
- a CDS encoding F0F1 ATP synthase subunit alpha, producing the protein MAEVKPAEVSNILRQQLAGFKSENELEEVGTVLQVGDGIARIYGLTKVQSGELIEFENGLKGVVLNLEEDNVGAVLLGSSHDIKEGDVVKRTRKIASINVTEKMLGRVVDALGNPVDGKGPLEGPFYEMPIERKAPGVIFRQPVNEPLQTGIKPIDSMIPIGRGQRELIIGDRQTGKTAVAIDTIINQKEFYDKGQPVFCIYVAISQKGSTVANIQRVLEESGAMAYTVIVVATASDPAPMQFFAPMAGAAIGEYFRDTGRPALIIYDDLSKQAVAYREVSLLLRRPPGREAYPGDVFYLHSRLLERAAKIINSDDIAKNMNDLPPSLKSIVKGGGSLTALPIIETQAGDVSAYIPTNVISITDGQIFLEANLFNAGIRPAINVGISVSRVGGNAQIKSMKKVAGTLKLDQAQYRELEAFSKFGSDLDASTKAILEKGARNVEILKQLQYSPMSVEKQTAIIYCGTKGLLRDVPLNKVKEFEVDFLTLIEAKHKNVLDDLRAGKLTGEITDTLEALAKEVAAKYKK